A DNA window from Methylobacterium sp. NMS14P contains the following coding sequences:
- a CDS encoding GntR family transcriptional regulator codes for MHGDFQKIDSGLLSDRIRDALTDAIASGTIAAGTALDEQNLADRYGASRTPVREALRQLAASGLVEIRPRRGVVVARLTPQRIADMFETTAEIEAMCARLATYRMTPLERGELMELHEESAKAVEAGDVDAYDRFNRAFHEALYTATHNGFMAEQALAIRERLAAFRRTQLRHADRIRRSREEHGEILAAIAEGDGETAARRMRAHMLRAAAALGRYIAETE; via the coding sequence ATGCACGGCGACTTCCAGAAGATCGACAGCGGGCTGCTCTCGGACCGGATCCGCGACGCACTCACCGACGCCATCGCGTCGGGGACGATCGCGGCCGGCACGGCCCTCGACGAGCAGAACCTGGCCGATCGCTACGGCGCGTCGCGCACGCCCGTCCGGGAAGCGCTGCGCCAGCTCGCGGCCTCGGGGCTCGTCGAGATCCGGCCCCGCCGGGGCGTGGTGGTGGCGCGCCTGACGCCGCAGCGGATCGCCGACATGTTCGAGACGACCGCCGAGATCGAGGCGATGTGCGCCCGGCTCGCCACCTATCGGATGACGCCCCTGGAGCGCGGGGAGCTGATGGAGCTCCACGAGGAGTCGGCCAAGGCGGTCGAGGCGGGCGACGTCGACGCCTACGACCGGTTCAACCGCGCCTTCCACGAGGCGCTCTACACGGCGACCCACAACGGCTTCATGGCCGAGCAGGCTCTGGCGATCCGCGAGCGGCTCGCCGCGTTCCGGCGCACGCAGCTCCGCCACGCCGACCGGATCCGCCGCTCGCGGGAGGAGCACGGCGAGATCCTGGCGGCGATCGCCGAGGGGGACGGCGAGACGGCCGCCCGGCGGATGCGCGCCCACATGCTCCGGGCCGCGGCGGCGCTGGGGCGCTACATCGCCGAGACGGAGTGA
- the mdcG gene encoding malonate decarboxylase holo-[acyl-carrier-protein] synthase: MAEPLRRHDLVRVDPAAWAAWRADRPDLGDVPHLEDWANLGLPLIVRRRVPGETGDAVPLGLPLPPADGKRRIRLALPVSALSPAPVVTLAEAAIHAPAAWGAALDALTALGRRHGLVPRPFGSLLWQAVTGLTYLSATSDLDLLWRCTAPVPVGLLDGIAAVAETAPMGIDGEILLPDGAGLHWRELRDAPEDGSVLAKSLDRLLLRPVAGLRGPGAA; this comes from the coding sequence TTGGCTGAGCCTCTCCGACGCCACGATCTCGTCCGGGTCGACCCGGCGGCCTGGGCGGCGTGGCGCGCGGACCGGCCCGATCTCGGCGACGTCCCGCATCTCGAGGACTGGGCGAATTTGGGCCTGCCGCTGATCGTCCGCCGCCGCGTCCCCGGAGAGACCGGCGACGCGGTGCCGCTCGGCCTGCCGCTGCCGCCCGCGGACGGCAAGCGGCGGATCAGGCTCGCGCTGCCGGTATCCGCGCTGTCGCCCGCTCCGGTGGTGACACTCGCCGAGGCCGCCATTCACGCGCCGGCGGCCTGGGGCGCGGCGCTCGACGCGCTGACGGCACTCGGCCGACGGCACGGCCTCGTTCCGCGCCCCTTCGGCAGCCTCCTCTGGCAAGCTGTGACGGGCCTGACCTACCTGAGCGCCACCTCCGACCTCGACTTGCTCTGGCGATGCACGGCACCGGTGCCGGTCGGCCTTCTCGACGGCATCGCCGCCGTGGCGGAGACGGCGCCGATGGGCATCGACGGCGAGATCCTGCTGCCGGACGGCGCCGGTCTGCATTGGCGCGAGCTGCGCGACGCGCCGGAGGACGGTTCGGTGCTCGCCAAGAGCCTGGACCGGCTGCTTCTGCGGCCGGTCGCGGGCCTCCGCGGTCCGGGCGCGGCATGA
- a CDS encoding acyltransferase domain-containing protein has protein sequence MTVAILLSGQGGQHPAMFDLTADHPAAQDVFAAARPVLGGADPRELVRAGGDNLHANRTGQILCCVAALAAWRALAEAEPDRSIVAGYSIGDLAAWGVAGRLDPADVLALAARRAEVMDAASGAGFGLAGIRGLSLDALGDLAARHGCHLAIRNAADSGVVGGSRAALEALCREAAASGAQRAVVLPVHTPSHTPLLDAATAAFRDALAAVSPLRPPPRAPRLVSGLDGSTVFRDADGREKLALQISRTIDWAACLEACREYGADRVLELGPGHALATMARAALPAARVHAVEEFRSLGGVADWLART, from the coding sequence ATGACCGTCGCGATCCTCCTCTCCGGCCAGGGCGGTCAGCACCCGGCTATGTTCGACCTCACGGCCGATCATCCGGCGGCTCAGGACGTGTTCGCGGCCGCCAGACCGGTCCTCGGCGGCGCCGACCCGCGCGAGCTTGTCCGCGCGGGCGGCGACAACCTGCACGCGAATAGGACCGGCCAGATCCTGTGCTGCGTCGCCGCCCTGGCGGCGTGGCGAGCCCTGGCCGAAGCGGAGCCGGACCGGTCGATCGTGGCCGGCTACAGCATCGGCGATCTCGCGGCATGGGGCGTCGCCGGGCGCCTCGACCCCGCGGACGTGCTGGCCCTGGCGGCCCGGCGGGCGGAGGTCATGGACGCGGCCTCCGGCGCGGGGTTCGGGCTGGCGGGGATCCGCGGCCTGAGCCTCGACGCGCTCGGAGATCTCGCGGCGCGCCACGGCTGCCACCTCGCCATCCGCAACGCGGCCGACAGCGGCGTCGTCGGCGGTTCGCGCGCGGCGCTCGAGGCACTGTGCCGGGAGGCGGCCGCCTCGGGCGCGCAGCGGGCCGTGGTCCTGCCGGTCCACACGCCGTCGCACACGCCGCTGCTCGACGCCGCGACGGCAGCCTTCCGGGACGCCCTCGCCGCCGTGTCGCCGCTCCGCCCGCCGCCCCGCGCGCCGCGGCTGGTCAGCGGGCTGGACGGGAGCACGGTGTTCCGCGACGCGGACGGTCGGGAGAAGCTGGCGCTCCAGATCTCGCGCACGATCGACTGGGCCGCCTGCCTGGAGGCGTGCCGCGAGTACGGCGCGGACCGCGTGCTCGAACTCGGGCCTGGCCACGCGCTCGCCACGATGGCCCGGGCCGCGCTCCCGGCAGCGCGCGTCCACGCCGTCGAGGAATTCCGCTCTCTCGGCGGCGTGGCGGACTGGCTCGCGCGAACTTAG
- the mdcA gene encoding malonate decarboxylase subunit alpha, translating into MGEWRGERQARDARIAAGRAHADGKVVPAGSVVDLLEAILRPGDRVCLEGDNQKQADCLARGLSACDPGKIHDLHMVQSGIVLPEHLDVFETGIAKRLDYSYSGPQGARIAKMLYGGQIELGAVHTYLELFARYFVDLTPNVALIAGVSADRNGNLYTGPNTEDTPTVVEATAFKNGVVVAQVNEIVDTVPRVDIPGDRIDFVVEADKPFYVEPLFTRDPAAMTETQILIAMMAIKGIYAEYGIKRLNHGIGFGTAAIELLLPTYGERLGLRGKIATHWALNPHPTLIPAIESGWVKQVHCFGSEVGMDRYIRERPDVFFTGADGSLRSNRAFCQTAGLYACDMFIGATLQIDLMGHSSTITQSRVAGFGGAPNMGSDPHGRRHPSDAWMKAGREGEIVGDPALMRGRKLVVQLVETFGDKLVPTFVEKLDALELARKIGLELAPVMIYADDVTHIVTEEGIANLLLCRDADEREQAIRGVAGYTEVGRGRDRAKVEELRARGVIRRPEDLGIEPLDADRALLAAKSIKDLVHWSGGLYEPPARFRNW; encoded by the coding sequence ATGGGCGAGTGGCGCGGTGAGAGGCAGGCGCGCGACGCGCGCATCGCGGCGGGGCGCGCCCACGCGGACGGCAAGGTCGTGCCGGCCGGTTCCGTGGTCGACCTGCTGGAGGCGATCCTCCGGCCCGGCGACCGCGTCTGCCTCGAGGGCGACAACCAGAAGCAGGCCGACTGCCTCGCCCGCGGCCTGAGCGCCTGCGATCCCGGGAAGATCCACGACCTGCACATGGTCCAGTCGGGGATCGTGCTGCCCGAGCACCTCGACGTGTTCGAGACCGGGATCGCCAAGCGGCTCGACTACTCGTACTCGGGTCCGCAGGGCGCCCGCATCGCCAAGATGCTCTACGGCGGCCAGATCGAGCTCGGGGCGGTCCACACTTACCTGGAGCTGTTCGCCCGCTACTTCGTCGACCTGACGCCCAACGTGGCGCTGATCGCGGGCGTCTCGGCCGACCGGAACGGCAACCTGTATACGGGGCCGAACACCGAGGACACGCCGACCGTCGTGGAGGCGACCGCCTTCAAGAACGGTGTCGTGGTCGCGCAGGTCAACGAGATCGTCGACACGGTCCCGCGGGTCGACATCCCGGGCGACCGGATCGACTTCGTGGTCGAGGCCGACAAGCCCTTCTACGTGGAGCCGCTCTTCACCCGCGACCCGGCGGCGATGACCGAGACGCAGATCCTGATCGCCATGATGGCGATCAAGGGGATCTACGCCGAGTACGGCATCAAGCGGCTCAACCACGGCATCGGGTTCGGCACGGCGGCGATCGAGCTGCTGCTGCCGACCTACGGCGAGAGGCTCGGCCTCAGGGGCAAGATCGCCACCCACTGGGCGCTCAACCCGCACCCGACCCTCATCCCGGCGATCGAGTCCGGCTGGGTCAAGCAGGTCCACTGCTTCGGCTCCGAGGTCGGGATGGACCGCTACATCCGGGAGCGGCCCGACGTCTTCTTCACCGGCGCCGACGGGAGCCTCCGCTCGAACCGGGCGTTCTGCCAGACCGCCGGCCTCTACGCCTGCGACATGTTCATCGGCGCGACGCTCCAGATCGACCTGATGGGCCATTCCTCGACCATCACCCAGTCGCGGGTGGCGGGCTTCGGCGGGGCGCCCAACATGGGCTCGGACCCGCACGGCCGCCGCCACCCCTCCGACGCCTGGATGAAGGCCGGCCGCGAGGGCGAGATCGTCGGCGACCCGGCGCTGATGCGCGGGCGCAAGCTCGTGGTGCAGCTGGTCGAGACCTTCGGCGACAAGCTGGTCCCGACCTTCGTGGAGAAGCTCGACGCCCTCGAACTGGCGAGGAAGATCGGCCTCGAGCTGGCGCCGGTGATGATCTACGCCGACGACGTGACCCACATCGTCACCGAGGAGGGCATCGCCAACCTGCTGCTCTGCCGGGACGCGGACGAGCGCGAGCAGGCGATCCGCGGCGTGGCCGGCTACACCGAGGTCGGTCGCGGCCGCGACCGGGCGAAGGTCGAGGAGCTGCGCGCCCGGGGCGTCATCCGCCGCCCGGAGGATCTCGGCATCGAGCCCCTCGACGCCGACCGCGCGCTGCTCGCCGCGAAGTCGATCAAGGATCTCGTGCACTGGTCCGGCGGGCTCTACGAGCCGCCGGCCCGGTTCCGGAACTGGTGA
- a CDS encoding DUF4164 family protein: protein MADETETRSIDDALSRLEAAINRLDAVVQHRLETDAQPDDRDAELALMDEDRARLAAALDAASARLATVSATTGEVGHRLDRAIETVQDVLGRA from the coding sequence ATGGCCGACGAGACCGAGACCCGTTCCATCGACGATGCGCTCAGCCGGCTCGAAGCGGCGATCAACCGCCTCGACGCCGTCGTCCAGCACCGCCTCGAGACCGACGCGCAGCCCGACGACCGGGACGCGGAACTCGCCCTGATGGACGAGGATCGGGCCCGGCTCGCCGCCGCCCTCGACGCGGCGAGCGCCCGCCTCGCCACGGTCTCGGCGACGACCGGGGAGGTCGGGCACCGGCTCGACCGGGCCATCGAGACCGTTCAGGATGTGCTCGGACGCGCCTGA
- the mdcC gene encoding malonate decarboxylase acyl carrier protein, giving the protein MESLTFRHTTKKPLTGSAPSAITGVVASGNLEILLERVLPPDACEVAIETPIAGYGDVWEAVVADFVARAQPGGLRISINDGGARPDTVSLRLLQGARLMEA; this is encoded by the coding sequence ATGGAATCCCTGACCTTCCGCCACACCACGAAGAAGCCGCTCACCGGCTCGGCGCCGAGCGCGATCACCGGCGTCGTGGCGTCCGGCAACCTGGAGATCCTGCTGGAGCGGGTCCTGCCGCCGGATGCCTGCGAGGTGGCCATCGAGACCCCGATCGCCGGCTACGGCGACGTCTGGGAGGCGGTGGTGGCCGATTTCGTCGCCCGGGCGCAGCCCGGCGGCCTCCGCATCAGCATCAACGACGGCGGCGCCCGCCCCGACACCGTGTCGCTGCGCCTGCTCCAGGGCGCGCGGCTGATGGAGGCCTGA
- the gmd gene encoding GDP-mannose 4,6-dehydratase, which translates to MTAKRALITGVTGQDGAYLAQLLLQKGYAVTGIVRRSSHAGVFDHRLKWLGILDDVELVDGNLLDQSALLRIVQATKPDEIYNLAAQSFVTSSWQQPLLTGQVTGLGAVHMLECLRSAAPQARYYQASTSEMFGLIQEAKQSESTPFYPRSPYGVAKLYAHWMTINYRESFGLHASNGILFNHESPLRGVEFVTRKVTDAVARIKLGKQKELRLGNIDAKRDWGHARDYVQAMWLMLQQDRPDDYVIATGRTTTVRDMCEIAFKHVGLKVDDHLIVDPALFRPAEVEVLLGNPAKAKATFGWEAETSLEALITEMVDADLKRLSTNA; encoded by the coding sequence ATGACGGCCAAGCGAGCGCTGATCACGGGTGTGACGGGCCAGGACGGCGCGTATCTGGCGCAGCTGCTCCTGCAGAAGGGCTACGCCGTCACCGGCATCGTGCGGCGCTCCAGCCACGCCGGCGTCTTCGATCACCGGTTGAAGTGGCTCGGCATCCTCGACGATGTCGAGCTGGTCGACGGCAACCTGCTCGACCAGTCCGCGCTGCTGCGCATCGTCCAGGCCACGAAGCCCGACGAGATCTACAACCTCGCCGCCCAGTCCTTCGTGACCTCGTCCTGGCAGCAGCCGCTGCTCACCGGGCAGGTCACCGGCCTCGGCGCGGTGCACATGCTGGAATGCCTGCGCTCGGCGGCGCCCCAAGCGCGCTACTACCAGGCCTCGACCTCCGAGATGTTCGGCCTGATCCAGGAGGCCAAGCAGAGCGAGTCGACGCCGTTCTACCCGCGCTCGCCCTACGGTGTGGCCAAGCTCTACGCGCACTGGATGACCATCAACTACCGCGAGAGCTTCGGGCTGCACGCGTCGAACGGCATCCTGTTCAACCACGAGAGCCCGCTGCGCGGCGTCGAGTTCGTCACCCGCAAGGTCACCGACGCGGTGGCGCGGATCAAGCTCGGCAAGCAGAAGGAGCTGCGGCTTGGCAACATCGACGCCAAGCGCGACTGGGGCCATGCCCGGGATTACGTGCAGGCGATGTGGCTGATGCTGCAGCAGGACCGCCCGGACGACTACGTGATCGCCACCGGCCGGACCACGACGGTCCGGGACATGTGTGAGATCGCGTTCAAGCACGTCGGCCTGAAGGTGGACGACCACCTGATCGTCGACCCGGCGCTGTTCCGCCCGGCGGAGGTCGAGGTGTTGCTGGGCAACCCCGCCAAGGCCAAGGCAACGTTCGGCTGGGAGGCCGAGACCAGCCTCGAGGCGCTGATCACCGAGATGGTCGACGCCGACCTCAAGCGCCTCAGCACCAACGCCTGA
- a CDS encoding cell division protein ZapA produces the protein MPQINVTIDGRSYRMACGAGEEAHLTGLAATLDGRIAEMRKSFGEIGDMRLQVMAALTIADELAELRSRIAALEGDVAELRAAAETAERGRAEDAERAAFGIGRAAEHIGRLADALGGSAPRA, from the coding sequence TTGCCGCAGATCAACGTGACCATCGACGGCCGCAGCTACCGCATGGCCTGCGGCGCGGGGGAGGAGGCGCATCTCACGGGTCTCGCCGCCACCCTCGACGGGCGCATCGCCGAGATGCGCAAGAGCTTCGGCGAGATCGGCGACATGCGCCTGCAGGTCATGGCGGCGCTGACCATCGCCGACGAGCTCGCGGAGCTGCGTTCGCGGATCGCGGCGCTGGAAGGCGACGTCGCGGAGCTGCGCGCCGCCGCCGAGACCGCGGAGCGGGGGCGGGCGGAGGATGCCGAGCGGGCCGCGTTCGGGATCGGTCGGGCGGCCGAGCATATCGGGAGGCTCGCCGACGCCCTCGGCGGGTCGGCGCCGCGGGCCTGA
- a CDS encoding winged helix-turn-helix transcriptional regulator has protein sequence MGPGYSEETAVPPARLELAAKYAAWQAGTLDPAACPVRDVLDRVGDKWSMLLLIALADGPHRFSALLRTLPDISKRMLTQTLRDLERNGFVARTVFPTKPPSVEYRLTDLGVALLEPLARLVQWAEESHGAIQAARTRFDATPS, from the coding sequence TTGGGACCAGGTTACTCGGAGGAGACCGCCGTGCCGCCCGCCCGCCTCGAGCTGGCGGCCAAGTACGCGGCGTGGCAGGCCGGCACCCTCGATCCGGCGGCGTGCCCGGTCCGGGACGTGCTGGACCGGGTCGGCGACAAGTGGTCGATGCTGCTCCTGATCGCCCTTGCCGACGGGCCGCACCGGTTCAGCGCCCTCCTCCGCACGCTGCCCGACATCTCGAAACGGATGCTGACGCAGACGCTGCGGGACCTGGAGCGGAACGGTTTCGTCGCGCGGACGGTGTTCCCGACGAAGCCGCCCAGCGTCGAGTACCGGCTCACGGATCTCGGGGTCGCGCTGCTCGAGCCGCTCGCGCGCCTCGTCCAATGGGCGGAGGAGAGCCACGGCGCCATCCAGGCGGCGCGCACCCGGTTCGACGCGACTCCCTCCTAG
- a CDS encoding biotin-independent malonate decarboxylase subunit beta, with product MAADRAASFDPDALSWYEATARQRVLALTDPGSFREILPPTERRMSPHLPLFDLPRAFDDGIVVGSARLDGDPVLVAAQEGRFMGGAFGEVHGGKLVGLLRAALELKPRAVLILFDTGGVRLQEANAGETAIAETMRAIVDVRAAGIPVVGLIGGRAGCYGGGGLIAGTCSRLAVSEGGRISVSGPEVIETNKGAEEFDSRDRALVWRTMGGKHRRLIGGADAFCADTVAAFRAAARDLVGRAPALDLDTLEAEQARLEARIDRFGDCRDATDVWARLGVNDPESVPAMDTAAFDETVARSPEADHDAR from the coding sequence ATGGCTGCCGACCGCGCCGCCAGCTTCGATCCGGACGCCCTGAGCTGGTACGAGGCCACCGCCCGCCAGCGCGTGCTGGCGCTGACCGATCCGGGCAGCTTCCGCGAAATCCTGCCGCCGACCGAGCGGCGCATGAGCCCGCACCTGCCGCTCTTCGACCTGCCCCGCGCCTTCGACGACGGCATCGTGGTCGGAAGCGCGCGCCTCGACGGCGACCCGGTCCTGGTCGCCGCCCAGGAGGGCCGCTTCATGGGCGGCGCCTTCGGCGAGGTGCACGGGGGCAAGCTGGTCGGCCTGCTCCGGGCGGCCCTGGAGCTGAAGCCGAGGGCGGTCCTGATCCTGTTCGACACCGGCGGCGTCCGCCTGCAGGAGGCCAATGCCGGCGAGACGGCCATCGCCGAGACCATGCGGGCCATCGTCGACGTCCGCGCGGCCGGCATCCCGGTCGTCGGGCTGATCGGCGGGCGGGCCGGCTGCTACGGCGGCGGCGGCCTGATCGCCGGCACCTGCTCGCGGCTCGCCGTGTCGGAGGGCGGGCGCATCTCGGTCTCCGGCCCCGAGGTGATCGAGACCAACAAGGGCGCCGAGGAGTTCGATTCCCGCGACCGGGCGCTGGTCTGGCGGACCATGGGCGGCAAGCACCGCCGCCTGATCGGGGGCGCCGACGCGTTCTGCGCCGACACGGTCGCGGCCTTCCGCGCGGCCGCCCGCGACCTCGTCGGCCGCGCGCCGGCCCTCGACCTGGACACTCTGGAGGCCGAGCAGGCGCGCCTGGAGGCCCGGATCGACCGGTTCGGCGACTGCCGCGACGCCACGGATGTCTGGGCGCGCCTCGGCGTGAACGATCCCGAATCCGTGCCCGCGATGGACACGGCCGCCTTCGACGAGACCGTGGCCCGGAGCCCGGAGGCCGACCATGACGCTCGCTGA
- a CDS encoding NmrA family NAD(P)-binding protein: MSPTSQPTYFVTGATGQLGRQVITALLERVPAAAVVAGARDAEGDAARGLRSLGVAVRRADYADPASLDAAFQGIERLLLISSSEIGRRVAQHRNVIDSAKRAGVDFIAYTSVLHADTSALALAEEHRRTERLLEASGVPFAVLRNGWYTENYAAGIAPALAHGAVLGCAGDGRIASAARADYAEAAAAVLTGEGQGGRVYELAGDEAYTLTEFAAAIAAAARKPVAYRDLPQAEYEAALVAAGMPADFTALLADSDAAAARGALNDDTRQLSALIGRPTTPYRSTVGDAVARL; this comes from the coding sequence ATGAGCCCGACCAGTCAGCCGACCTACTTCGTGACAGGGGCCACGGGCCAGCTCGGCCGCCAAGTCATCACGGCGCTGCTGGAGCGCGTGCCGGCCGCCGCGGTGGTGGCCGGCGCGCGCGACGCCGAGGGCGACGCGGCGCGCGGCCTGCGAAGCCTGGGGGTCGCCGTCCGACGGGCCGACTACGCGGACCCGGCGAGCCTGGACGCGGCGTTCCAGGGCATCGAGCGTCTCCTGCTGATCTCGTCGAGCGAGATCGGCCGGCGGGTTGCGCAGCATCGCAACGTCATCGACAGCGCCAAGCGGGCCGGCGTCGACTTCATCGCCTACACGAGCGTCCTGCACGCCGACACTTCGGCCCTCGCCCTGGCCGAGGAGCATCGTCGAACCGAGCGTCTGCTCGAAGCCTCCGGCGTGCCGTTCGCCGTGTTGCGCAACGGCTGGTACACGGAGAACTACGCCGCCGGCATCGCGCCGGCGCTCGCCCACGGGGCCGTCCTCGGCTGCGCGGGCGACGGGCGGATCGCTTCGGCCGCGCGGGCCGACTACGCCGAGGCGGCGGCGGCGGTTCTCACCGGCGAGGGGCAGGGCGGCCGCGTCTACGAGCTGGCGGGCGACGAGGCCTACACGCTGACCGAGTTCGCCGCGGCGATCGCTGCGGCCGCCCGCAAGCCGGTCGCGTACCGCGATCTGCCGCAGGCCGAGTACGAGGCGGCGCTGGTCGCCGCCGGGATGCCGGCGGACTTCACGGCGCTGCTCGCCGACTCGGACGCGGCCGCGGCCCGCGGCGCCCTCAACGACGACACGCGTCAGCTGAGCGCGCTGATCGGCAGGCCGACGACGCCCTACCGGTCCACGGTGGGCGACGCCGTCGCGCGGCTCTGA
- the madM gene encoding malonate transporter subunit MadM, with translation MWHGIEHVFVEQSLVAAFAVVGALILVSNLAAKHLTNGRVHGSAIAIVLGLVLAYAGGLYTGGRKGLADIPALAGIGLMGGAMLRDFAIVATAFEVDVIEARRAGLLGVLALALGTILPFIVGTLTAVAFGYHDAVSITTIGAGAITYIVGPVTGAAIGADSTVMALSIATGVTKAVMVMVGTPLVARLIGLDNPRSAMAYGGLMGTVSGVAGGLAATDPKLVPYGALTATFHTGIGCLVGPSILFLTVRALVG, from the coding sequence ATCTGGCACGGCATCGAGCACGTCTTCGTCGAGCAGAGCCTCGTGGCCGCCTTCGCGGTGGTCGGCGCGCTGATCCTGGTCTCGAACCTCGCTGCCAAGCACCTCACCAACGGTCGCGTCCACGGCTCCGCGATCGCGATCGTGCTGGGGCTGGTGCTCGCCTACGCCGGCGGGCTCTACACGGGCGGGAGGAAGGGCCTCGCCGACATCCCGGCGCTCGCCGGGATCGGCCTCATGGGCGGGGCGATGCTGCGCGACTTCGCCATCGTCGCCACGGCCTTCGAGGTCGACGTGATCGAGGCGCGGCGCGCGGGCCTGCTGGGTGTCCTGGCGCTCGCGCTGGGCACGATCCTGCCGTTCATCGTCGGCACCCTGACCGCCGTGGCCTTCGGCTACCACGACGCGGTCTCGATCACGACGATCGGCGCTGGGGCGATCACCTACATCGTCGGGCCCGTCACCGGCGCGGCGATCGGCGCGGATTCCACCGTGATGGCGTTGTCCATCGCCACCGGTGTGACGAAGGCGGTCATGGTGATGGTCGGGACGCCCCTGGTGGCCCGGCTGATCGGCCTCGACAACCCGCGCTCGGCCATGGCGTATGGCGGCCTGATGGGCACGGTCAGCGGGGTCGCGGGCGGCCTCGCGGCGACCGATCCGAAGCTCGTCCCCTACGGCGCGCTGACGGCGACGTTCCACACCGGCATCGGCTGCCTCGTCGGACCCTCGATCCTGTTCCTGACGGTGCGGGCCCTGGTCGGCTGA
- the madL gene encoding malonate transporter subunit MadL → MIVLGVALLAACTLIGVYLGDLLGLALGVKANVGGVGIAMILLIAARLWLSRRGRLTKGVQFGVEFWAGMYIPIVVAMAAQQNVVAAVSGGPIVLIAATGSLVLCFGAVALLSRIGRRDPGGGAVAHGGSVIGGDAEPDAVAPAAVPVARKV, encoded by the coding sequence ATGATCGTCCTCGGTGTCGCCCTGCTCGCCGCCTGCACGCTGATCGGCGTGTATCTCGGTGACCTCCTCGGCCTCGCCCTCGGCGTGAAGGCCAATGTCGGCGGTGTCGGCATCGCCATGATCCTGCTCATCGCCGCGCGCCTGTGGCTGTCCCGGCGGGGCCGCCTGACCAAGGGCGTCCAGTTCGGCGTCGAGTTCTGGGCGGGGATGTACATCCCGATCGTGGTCGCCATGGCGGCCCAGCAGAACGTCGTCGCGGCCGTGAGCGGCGGCCCGATCGTGCTGATCGCGGCGACCGGCTCCCTGGTCCTGTGCTTCGGCGCCGTCGCCCTGCTCAGCCGGATCGGCCGGCGCGATCCCGGCGGCGGCGCCGTCGCGCACGGCGGCTCCGTGATCGGCGGCGACGCCGAGCCCGACGCGGTCGCGCCGGCCGCCGTGCCCGTCGCCAGGAAGGTGTGA
- the mdcE gene encoding biotin-independent malonate decarboxylase subunit gamma, which translates to MTLAEILASLFPQGHAVAVRDGLVTGTGPFAGGRMHVVGVDGDTPLGVDGALVLSRAVLDAVRAGDRAPILVAVDSDSQRMSRRDELLGLNECLAHLAKALLLADRSGHPTIGLIYGHSAAGAFIATALATRVLAALPGANPSVMDLPSVARVTKLPLDTLKDMAKSTPVFAPGLDNMVATGAVHVVLDPDRPLEGQIRAVIDTLPAEDVRDRLGAERGGRPVARAVAAAVIEQARLG; encoded by the coding sequence ATGACGCTCGCTGAGATCCTCGCATCCCTGTTCCCGCAGGGCCACGCGGTCGCGGTGCGCGACGGCCTCGTGACCGGCACCGGTCCCTTCGCGGGCGGCCGGATGCACGTGGTCGGCGTCGACGGCGACACGCCGCTGGGCGTCGACGGGGCGCTCGTCCTGTCGCGCGCCGTGCTCGACGCCGTGCGGGCCGGCGACCGCGCGCCGATCCTCGTGGCGGTGGATTCCGACAGCCAGCGCATGAGCCGCCGCGACGAGCTGCTGGGCCTCAACGAGTGCCTCGCGCACCTCGCCAAGGCGCTGCTCCTGGCCGACCGGTCGGGCCATCCGACGATCGGGCTGATCTACGGCCACTCGGCCGCCGGCGCCTTCATCGCCACGGCCCTCGCGACGCGGGTCCTCGCGGCCCTGCCCGGGGCGAATCCGAGTGTGATGGACCTGCCGTCGGTCGCCCGGGTGACCAAGCTGCCCCTCGACACGCTGAAGGACATGGCGAAGTCGACGCCCGTCTTCGCGCCCGGCCTCGACAACATGGTGGCGACCGGCGCCGTCCACGTGGTTCTGGACCCGGACCGGCCCCTCGAGGGCCAGATCCGCGCGGTGATCGACACCCTGCCGGCGGAGGACGTCCGCGACCGGCTGGGCGCCGAGCGGGGCGGTCGCCCGGTCGCCCGCGCCGTCGCGGCGGCCGTCATCGAACAAGCCCGCCTTGGCTGA